From Eremothecium sinecaudum strain ATCC 58844 chromosome III, complete sequence:
TACGCTTTCCGTGATACCGATGCTTTGCCTGATTGGTTTTTAGAAGATGAAAGGCGGCACTCAAAGATCAACAAGCCCATCACAAAAGAAGCTGTAATGGCAATCAAGGAGAAGATGAGGGCCTTGAACGCAAGACCGATTAAGAAGGTGGCAGAAGCGAAGGCTAGAAAGAAGATGCGTGCATTGAACCGTCTAGAAAAgataaagaagaaggctgGTTTAATTAACGAAGATTCCGAGAAATCTGAGAAGGATAAGGCAGACCAGATTGTgaagttgatgaagaagattaaCAAACAGTTTAAACAAAAACGTAAGGTTACTGTCGTTGTTGCCAGCGGTAAAAATAAAGGATTGTCAGGCAGACCTAAGGGTATTAAGGGTAAATATAAGATGGTTGACGGTGTGATGAAGAATGAACAGAGAGCATTAAGGAGAATCGAGAAGAAAAACCATAAGAAGCACAAGCGTTAAAATTAATCCTCACCAAATATTATCTAATATGTAAATTATATACCAATAGTTGATATATATACACAACTATAAGCCACTTATTTGCGAGAGATAGGTCTGAAGATGGATATTAACAGATATGCACAGGACAATAGCACACACATAATAGTTGTCCACTGAACAGTGCCGTAATCGCCAATATCTGCTCTGGGTATAGTTAAATGTAAATCAGTATTGTTTATGTGCCTAAATTTAGTATCTGGTGTGAAATATGATTCGTAGCCAAGACCTCTTTGGAAAAACGGGTTTTCAGACACTGTGTATTCCGAGGGACACGCTTCGAAAATAAATGGACGGAAGCTAATATCACGATACCTGCCCCCATTGTCGGGCTTTATGTAACGCGAATGTAGTTTAATTTCATTATCTTGGCCTGGATTCAACTCATATAGCACTTCGGACCCCCATGATTCTAGTTTGTATTCAGGCAACTCCAAGTCATGCTCCCCAAATAGTAGTGTTGGCGGCTGCTGGAACTTATCCACGAAGAGCTCGACAGGAATGTTCATAAAAGCGTATAGCCTACAATCACTCCGTGACAATCTGACACTGCTCATATTAGCATGTATCGTAGGATGCATCCCTACTGGCTTTTCCAGATAGATAGGTGCGTCAGCATCTCCGCGAATAGTATGTTGCGGTGTGTACAGGAGATACGTTTTATGGCATTTATCAAGATGATCACTTCCATCATTAAGCCACTTACAACGAACTCCCGATAAGTGGACGCTATCTTCATCAGAGCTCTCAACGTAAAACAAACCTAGTTCCAACTTTTTCTCACTAGTTCCTGAACCAAGATCTGGTTTTGAAGCACCAAATACAAGCGTGTCTTCGATGCCAGGGACACAATACTCATCCACCCTCAATGTACCGTTAACATTGATATCGTAGCTACATTGATCCCACTTTAGCGTCTCGGCGTCAAACTCCGGCCACGCTCCCAATGCTCCTTTAACAGCTTCCAAATCAAAAGATCCCCTGTGAAGCCCAATCTGCACAACACTGTCTATATAACCGTCAGGAAGCCCCTCGCCGTCGTGCTTCCGACGGTAAACGTTCAGTCCATCCAAAAGCTGTGGGACTATCTTGCCGTCACTTGCCACCCTTCCGCTGTTCCAGGTAACTCGAACCTCGTCTTTCACTTCCTCCTTCACAGGATATATAACCCGCCGTTGAACAGTAATACTACCATCTTCTGTCCCACTAACAGTAACATGCGTTTCGTTGTGGTCGGCTTTAGTCCTCCATTGGTCGGCGGTCTCGAACAACACGGTATGGCGATACCTTAATGCGCACATTGTCTGCAATTTACCTTAAACGACTCCTAACAGTAACTGGAACTTCAACACTCCTGTCCCTCCATTCGCTCAAGTTTGTATTTGGCCTAACTACAATAGTAAAGGTGCCCGTTATTAAGCCTGGTGCGTAACATGTGGCAAAACAATCTAAAAAATACCCATCACCATTCTCTAAAATCCGACAAATAATTTCATTGAAGATCCTCGGAGGCGACTCCGCCTAGCACATACCACTCAGATCAATCAGACGAACCCTCATTACACCATACCCTATTCAGACAAAAGATTTGCGTTAGTGAAAGCGGTTACTCAAGTCCGGTATAAACTATAAGGTTAGTTTCATCGACCTTTTTAACTTAGAAGACATCTAAGCACCAAGAACATAATACTTAATCAAGAAAATTAACTATTCAATTACGACATTACGGACATTCGTTTTGGAGAAGATACCATTGGTGATACAAGTTGTTAGTTCAAGTGAAAACTCCTGGGGTGGGTGTGGGTGATAGATGTTGTATATAAATTGTGTGGAACCATTTTGCGCCGATAACTAGAGAACGCTATGCAGGAGGAGCTTACAAAAGGGAGCTTTGAAGGTAGTGCAGAAGGAAATATCGGTAGAAGCAAGGGACAGCCATTACATCGCCATAAGAGGTCATTTGCAATATCTGGGGATTTCGAGTTCTTAAAATCTTACGAAGAAAAAAAAGATCTAGGAGATAATGCGCGCCGCACCAATTTTAGCCCGAGGCCATTGAGTTATGGTGGGTATACCAGTGAAAAAATTCTTGATAATAGACGTTTGAATAGTCGATATTTCGAGAAAGAGGATAGAAAATTTGGATCTGGATATTTGAATGTGCCAGATGCCACCATAGACCTTGATGAAGCCCTTCGGACGACGTCGCCTATGACTATGGCGCGTAGATCTCCTACTATGAATGTCGTTGATCCTGTAATTTTTCATCGAAGGAACGTCGTGCGGTCTGTTAGTATTGAGGAAGAGACCCGTGTTCAGCGAAGGCCTTCGGACATGGAAAAGCTCCGAAAGCCTTGGCCAATTCGTGATCTGGATGGCAGACGCAGGACGTCGCCTCTGCTGCACATGCAGACAGGTATAAATACAAACACACAAGTCGAAGGCGACCTTCAGGTTGGTGATCGACCAAGTCCGAGTAACAGATAAGATACATATTTTTAAGATTAATTTAACAGTGTACGCTACAAGAAAGCATCTGAGAGGAAATAATTTCGATATCgaaatatatttaaatAGCACTAAGTAGTGGAGATATTTTTCACAATGTAATTGTTAAGACTCTAAATTGTTGTTTAAAAAAGTGGCACTTAATAAATATTTACGACAAAAGGCTCAGCCGTTCCTCGCCTTTTTGGAGCAGAGGCTTCTTCAAGATGAGCTGATAGAAGCCTTGATCCCCCAAGTGTGTGTAATGACAGAATGAATATGAAGGCATGAATAAACGCATGTCATAAGCACAATCTTATTTTAGTTCCAAGTTATCCAACTCTTGTTTttcagcaacagcagccTCAGCTTCCAACAAGTAAGGTAGTAGGTATGGGACATCATCCTCAGGAGTGGTCCATTTGTTCTTTGGTAGCAAGTGGTGGGTTACTTCACATTGGTGAGCTTGAATGATTCTGAAAACTCTAGCATATGATTCTTGCTCAGGCAATCTCTTGATGGCAGTTTGAGCAATATCGCTCTCTTCTGAGATTAAATCGTCGTATCTTAGACCCAACTTTCTGTAACCGGAGAAATTGATGAATTGTCTAGCGACTGGGACAAAGACCTTAGACAAAGATGGGGACTTTAGTATGTATTCGCCCATTTTGACGATGGAAGAAAAGGATTGCGGCATTGTTTAAAGATTCGGTAAACCAAAGTATTCGTTCTTCACAACTCTCGACTTGGCTATAAAATATACCTGATGGCCTTTAAGCTTGTTAACGCTATGAATCTAACAGTTGTGCCGGCTGGGATCTAAGAAATTTTAGGCGATAAAAATACGGCAATTTTATTGGACACAGGTCATGTGACCAACAAACGGTCTATACTAACTACTTAGCTGGCTAACTAGCTTGTCTACTGAAGCATTGAGGGATAAGCAATATGCTGCGATGTTTAATAATTATACTCGGTGGACTTCTCTCCGGCTGTGTTGGGAAATGAACATTCCATGAGAACTTTAGCCAAAATCTGAGGCGATTCGGTTATCTTCTTTAGGGTATCTTCCCATTTGACCAAGACTAGACCAAGGTATGCTGTGGAATTGAACCCAATCCGATACTCCTCACTGGCAGGTTTTGAACGAGGTACAATACAAATCCATTGCTTTGTCATTATAAAATTGTATGCCGTCTCCAAGTCGGGTTTGTCAGCAGCCCAATTCTGGAAATGGGTTAGTGCACGCTGAAGAACTGCAACATAGGACATAGCAAGGAGGTCCTCGGTTACTTTTACAGCTTCTTCCGGTAGTGGCAGTACATAGTGACTGAAGGATACCCTTTTGTCCTGAAGTGGCTCTTTCTGCGGTCCTGGAATAAAGTGTTGCTCACCTTTGCATAGCATATCCTGGAACGCAGTAAATTTCTCGGGCATTCTCATTAACTGGAGATGCTTGTGGTCGACCGAAGACCCACTATTAGCTCCGCAATTATAGAATAACATAAATCTTTGCTCATCGTCATCCAATTTATCCAACAATTTGTAACCTGTCATGAGGTCTTTTGGTGATAACGCCGAGGTTTGTGGCTTAAAATCTTTTGTAATTAGCAAAATGTGCTCTGGCGTCACCGGATACCTATTTAACACTAACCTATAATCGTCGTTAACCGACTCCAAAACGGTTAAATCTGGCTCAACATTTGCGAAAGGATCGACCTTTTCCAAGGCTTTATCCCCACGTTCGGGTTTCTTCTGTAAGTGTTCGGCAAAAGATACTACGTACTTTAAGCCACTTTCGGGGTCCTTAAGCTTTGAAGTAGTAGTTTTTGTGAATTCTATAGCCCTCTTCGCTTGTGCAGCCTCATATTTCGCATGAATCAAGTCTTGCAAATTATCTGGCAGCATTCTATCAATTTTCTACAGTACCGGTCTCACAATTCGTGTCTAACCTTTTAATTGGCTTCCGTGTATGTTCATGTAATGGCAGACGCCTATGTTCTTTCCATTCGTGTAATATTCCTTAGTGATGAAATATTCTTTAGAGATGATATACTTAAGTAATGGACACAGCCAAACAAGGTATAAACCGTAAAGAACGGCACAAAACAAACCAAACCAACGCAATTTGGTAATATTCCAAAATAATAATCCAATTGATAACATCATTTAGACATTACAGTCGTAATGCTTATGATACGATAGTAAATTGCCCTTTCAGACTGATTGTGATGTACTGATGTTAGTAAAGATTCATCGAAACAACGTGTTACTTAAAACTTATAACAACCTCTGGCAATGATATATAAAAGCATATCTACGTCGCCTATTGAAGCAGAGAGGTAGTTAAAAACTCGGTAGAGGATGGTTAAAGACATAGATT
This genomic window contains:
- the PBN1 gene encoding Pbn1p (Syntenic homolog of Ashbya gossypii AFR733W; Syntenic homolog of Saccharomyces cerevisiae YCL052C (PBN1)); this translates as MCALRYRHTVLFETADQWRTKADHNETHVTVSGTEDGSITVQRRVIYPVKEEVKDEVRVTWNSGRVASDGKIVPQLLDGLNVYRRKHDGEGLPDGYIDSVVQIGLHRGSFDLEAVKGALGAWPEFDAETLKWDQCSYDINVNGTLRVDEYCVPGIEDTLVFGASKPDLGSGTSEKKLELGLFYVESSDEDSVHLSGVRCKWLNDGSDHLDKCHKTYLLYTPQHTIRGDADAPIYLEKPVGMHPTIHANMSSVRLSRSDCRLYAFMNIPVELFVDKFQQPPTLLFGEHDLELPEYKLESWGSEVLYELNPGQDNEIKLHSRYIKPDNGGRYRDISFRPFIFEACPSEYTVSENPFFQRGLGYESYFTPDTKFRHINNTDLHLTIPRADIGDYGTVQWTTIMCVLLSCAYLLISIFRPISRK
- the HLR1 gene encoding Hlr1p (Syntenic homolog of Ashbya gossypii AFR732C; Syntenic homolog of Saccharomyces cerevisiae YCL051W (LRE1) and YDR528W (HLR1)) encodes the protein MQEELTKGSFEGSAEGNIGRSKGQPLHRHKRSFAISGDFEFLKSYEEKKDLGDNARRTNFSPRPLSYGGYTSEKILDNRRLNSRYFEKEDRKFGSGYLNVPDATIDLDEALRTTSPMTMARRSPTMNVVDPVIFHRRNVVRSVSIEEETRVQRRPSDMEKLRKPWPIRDLDGRRRTSPLLHMQTGINTNTQVEGDLQVGDRPSPSNR
- a CDS encoding bifunctional AP-4-A phosphorylase/ADP sulfurylase (Syntenic homolog of Ashbya gossypii AFR730W; Syntenic homolog of Saccharomyces cerevisiae YCL050C (APA1) and YDR530C (APA2)), with translation MLPDNLQDLIHAKYEAAQAKRAIEFTKTTTSKLKDPESGLKYVVSFAEHLQKKPERGDKALEKVDPFANVEPDLTVLESVNDDYRLVLNRYPVTPEHILLITKDFKPQTSALSPKDLMTGYKLLDKLDDDEQRFMLFYNCGANSGSSVDHKHLQLMRMPEKFTAFQDMLCKGEQHFIPGPQKEPLQDKRVSFSHYVLPLPEEAVKVTEDLLAMSYVAVLQRALTHFQNWAADKPDLETAYNFIMTKQWICIVPRSKPASEEYRIGFNSTAYLGLVLVKWEDTLKKITESPQILAKVLMECSFPNTAGEKSTEYNY
- the QCR7 gene encoding ubiquinol--cytochrome-c reductase subunit 7 (Syntenic homolog of Ashbya gossypii AFR731W; Syntenic homolog of Saccharomyces cerevisiae YDR529C (QCR7)) produces the protein MPQSFSSIVKMGEYILKSPSLSKVFVPVARQFINFSGYRKLGLRYDDLISEESDIAQTAIKRLPEQESYARVFRIIQAHQCEVTHHLLPKNKWTTPEDDVPYLLPYLLEAEAAVAEKQELDNLELK